A section of the Ruania halotolerans genome encodes:
- a CDS encoding ParA family protein produces the protein MKIVAVYSTKGGAGKTSAAVNLAWEASRSGAVLLWDLDAQGASTYLTGVKPKLKGGVAKLVKGSNTISDVVREAAFPRPEGHHRIDVVPADDSYRELELMLDSVKGSRRRLEKALKDASGTYDTVILDCPPGASLVAENAVRSADVIVTPVAPAALSLRSLEQVRGVVADSAKPAPILAFLSMVDRRKLSHRRAVEDLPVEHKEIVDVVVPASVVVERMGSERAPVAAFAPRHQVALAYTDLWALVVKAA, from the coding sequence ATGAAAATCGTTGCCGTGTACTCCACCAAGGGTGGGGCTGGAAAGACGTCCGCAGCGGTCAACCTCGCCTGGGAAGCGAGCAGATCGGGCGCGGTGCTGCTGTGGGACCTGGATGCTCAGGGGGCGAGCACGTACCTGACCGGCGTGAAGCCCAAGCTGAAGGGCGGGGTCGCCAAGCTGGTCAAGGGGAGTAACACGATCTCCGACGTGGTCCGGGAAGCCGCCTTTCCCAGGCCCGAAGGGCACCACCGGATCGACGTCGTCCCAGCCGATGACTCCTACCGAGAGCTCGAACTGATGCTCGATTCCGTAAAGGGCTCGCGGCGCCGGCTCGAGAAGGCGCTCAAGGATGCCTCCGGTACCTATGACACGGTCATCCTGGACTGTCCTCCCGGCGCTTCGCTGGTGGCGGAGAACGCCGTGCGATCTGCCGATGTGATCGTCACACCTGTAGCGCCGGCCGCACTCTCCCTTCGCTCGCTGGAGCAAGTGCGCGGCGTGGTGGCAGATTCCGCGAAGCCTGCTCCGATCCTGGCGTTTCTCTCCATGGTGGACCGGCGCAAGCTCTCACACCGGCGCGCGGTCGAGGACCTGCCCGTTGAGCACAAGGAGATCGTCGACGTCGTCGTACCCGCCAGTGTCGTGGTGGAACGCATGGGGTCCGAACGTGCGCCGGTGGCCGCGTTCGCGCCGCGCCATCAGGTGGCGCTGGCTTATACGGATCTGTGGGCGCTCGTCGTCAAGGCCGCCTGA
- a CDS encoding carbohydrate ABC transporter permease, with protein MSSLTISTPAPASSTAAQRRRARRRKGLRNAGYFLLLAGPNVALLLIFVYRPLLLSFYYSMLQWNVGSSVARFVGLENYQRWFTDPQTPQIMGTTAIFAVATVGGALVLGLALALLLNRKLFGRGIARTVAFAPYVLSGIAVGMLWLYIFDPRYGLLSTLLGWLGLASPQWYTTAPWALLMIIIVYLWKHVGYVALIYLAGLQAIPQDLRDAASLDGATAWRTFRSIVLPLLGPVTFFLLITTMLSSLQSFDLIKAMTDGGPLGSTTTLMYQIYLEGFQTGRAGYASASATILFIILLVITGVQLKYMERKVHYS; from the coding sequence ATGAGTTCGCTCACCATCTCCACCCCGGCGCCGGCCTCGTCGACGGCGGCCCAGCGCCGGCGCGCCCGGCGGCGCAAGGGCCTGCGCAATGCCGGCTATTTCCTCCTGCTCGCCGGCCCGAACGTGGCGTTGCTGCTGATCTTCGTCTACCGCCCGCTGCTCCTGAGCTTCTACTACTCGATGCTGCAGTGGAATGTGGGCTCCAGCGTGGCCCGGTTCGTCGGACTGGAGAACTACCAGCGGTGGTTCACGGACCCGCAGACTCCCCAGATCATGGGCACCACGGCAATATTCGCGGTCGCCACAGTCGGCGGCGCGCTCGTGCTCGGGCTGGCGCTGGCGTTGCTGCTGAACCGCAAGCTGTTCGGACGGGGCATCGCGCGCACCGTGGCATTCGCGCCGTACGTGCTCTCCGGGATCGCCGTGGGCATGCTCTGGCTGTACATCTTCGACCCACGCTACGGTCTGCTGTCCACTCTGCTCGGCTGGCTCGGTCTCGCCTCTCCACAGTGGTACACCACGGCGCCGTGGGCTCTGCTGATGATCATCATCGTCTACCTGTGGAAGCACGTCGGATACGTGGCGCTGATCTACCTGGCCGGATTGCAGGCGATCCCCCAGGATCTGCGCGATGCCGCCTCACTGGACGGAGCGACGGCGTGGCGCACCTTCCGCTCCATCGTGCTGCCCCTGCTCGGCCCAGTGACGTTCTTCCTGCTCATCACCACCATGCTCAGTTCGCTGCAGTCCTTCGACCTGATCAAGGCGATGACCGACGGCGGGCCGCTCGGCAGCACCACCACCTTGATGTACCAGATCTACCTCGAAGGATTCCAGACCGGTCGGGCCGGGTACGCCTCGGCCAGCGCCACGATCCTGTTCATCATCCTGCTGGTGATCACGGGAGTGCAGCTGAAGTACATGGAACGGAAGGTGCACTACTCGTGA
- the recD gene encoding exodeoxyribonuclease V subunit alpha, producing the protein MSIGATNGADGDVRIAVGAPPLLARFNASGLVTATDVQVATRLGRLTGESDERVLLAVALTVRALRGGSVCLHLGEESELDALRIPDDAGQGEDAAAEPPPWPEHPAWVAAVQASPMVAVGVAAAPDGHGGGARPDVRPARWVNGRLYLDRFWRDELTVRQSIDARLTAPDLEASEGAAAAVRRLFPEAGDDRQRLAAAHALRRRLTVLTGGPGTGKTTTVARLLAVLQDVAGPVRVALAAPTGKAAARLQEAAAQVVGALPEADRDRVGLPEATTVHRLLGYKPGSTTRFAHDARHHLPHDVVVVDETSMVPLSLMARLLEALRPDTRLVLVGDADQLASVEAGAVLGDLVARPPVAAAPSGLGVGTEESGAQSGVSTGNPAVAADLGNGVVRLTTVHRQKAGSEILPLAAAIRTGDADRVLELLRAGRHGVELVAADIERLDEATIADLRRDAVTAGEKLVAQARAGNAAGALEALNEHRLMLAHRRGPAGVARWAAQVEAWVQESAAATGAGSGYHAWDPWAVGRPILVTSNDKDVGLYNGDTGVLIADGEGVVAAFGDPERPMMVRTHRLPPVETVHAMTVHRAQGSQFGRVSLILPPATSPLLTRELLYTAVTRAQEFVRVVGSEEAVRAAVAHPVRRASGLRVPLPSAPA; encoded by the coding sequence GTGAGCATCGGTGCCACGAACGGAGCCGACGGGGACGTACGGATCGCCGTCGGGGCGCCGCCGCTGCTGGCCCGGTTCAACGCCTCGGGCCTGGTGACGGCGACGGATGTGCAGGTGGCGACCCGGCTGGGCCGGCTGACCGGGGAGAGTGACGAACGGGTGCTGCTCGCCGTGGCACTGACGGTGCGGGCACTACGTGGCGGGTCGGTGTGCCTGCACCTAGGCGAGGAGTCCGAACTGGACGCCCTGCGCATCCCCGATGACGCCGGTCAGGGCGAGGATGCCGCGGCCGAGCCGCCCCCGTGGCCCGAGCACCCCGCGTGGGTGGCGGCGGTACAGGCCAGCCCGATGGTCGCCGTCGGGGTGGCGGCAGCTCCCGACGGTCACGGTGGGGGCGCTCGACCTGATGTGCGGCCGGCTCGCTGGGTGAACGGCCGGCTCTACCTGGACCGGTTCTGGCGGGATGAACTGACCGTGCGGCAGTCGATCGATGCGCGGCTCACTGCGCCGGATCTGGAGGCATCCGAGGGCGCTGCCGCGGCGGTGCGGCGGTTGTTCCCGGAAGCGGGTGACGATCGCCAGCGGCTGGCGGCCGCGCATGCGCTGCGGCGGCGGTTGACGGTGCTCACCGGCGGCCCGGGGACCGGCAAGACCACGACGGTGGCGCGGCTGCTGGCGGTGCTGCAGGACGTGGCCGGTCCGGTGCGGGTGGCACTCGCGGCGCCGACAGGTAAGGCCGCCGCCCGGTTGCAGGAGGCCGCAGCGCAGGTGGTGGGGGCCCTACCCGAGGCCGACCGGGACCGGGTGGGGCTCCCGGAGGCGACCACTGTGCACCGCCTGCTCGGCTATAAGCCCGGAAGCACCACCCGGTTCGCCCACGATGCCAGGCATCACCTGCCGCACGACGTGGTGGTCGTGGACGAGACGTCGATGGTGCCGTTGTCGTTGATGGCGCGGCTGCTGGAGGCGTTGCGACCGGACACGCGCCTGGTACTGGTCGGCGATGCGGACCAACTGGCGTCCGTGGAGGCCGGTGCCGTGCTCGGCGACCTGGTGGCGCGGCCGCCGGTGGCGGCAGCGCCCTCCGGGCTGGGCGTGGGCACCGAGGAATCCGGCGCGCAGTCAGGCGTGTCGACCGGGAACCCGGCGGTGGCCGCGGACCTGGGTAACGGTGTGGTGCGGCTGACCACCGTGCACCGGCAGAAAGCGGGGTCGGAGATCCTCCCGCTGGCGGCGGCGATCCGTACCGGTGATGCCGATCGAGTGCTGGAGTTGCTGCGCGCAGGCCGCCACGGCGTGGAGTTGGTGGCGGCGGACATCGAGCGATTGGATGAGGCGACGATTGCGGATCTGCGCCGTGATGCCGTCACTGCGGGTGAGAAGCTGGTGGCGCAGGCCCGGGCCGGGAACGCTGCCGGGGCGCTCGAGGCATTGAACGAGCATCGACTGATGCTCGCCCACCGGCGTGGTCCGGCCGGGGTGGCCAGGTGGGCGGCGCAGGTGGAGGCCTGGGTCCAGGAGAGCGCTGCCGCGACGGGCGCAGGGAGCGGGTATCACGCCTGGGATCCCTGGGCGGTGGGCCGTCCGATCCTGGTGACCAGCAATGACAAGGACGTCGGTCTGTACAACGGCGACACGGGGGTACTGATCGCCGACGGGGAGGGCGTGGTAGCCGCGTTCGGGGATCCGGAGCGTCCGATGATGGTGCGCACGCACCGACTGCCACCGGTGGAGACGGTGCACGCGATGACAGTGCACCGAGCGCAGGGCAGTCAGTTCGGGCGGGTGTCGCTGATCCTGCCCCCGGCGACGTCCCCGTTGCTGACGCGTGAGCTGCTGTATACGGCGGTGACTCGGGCGCAGGAGTTCGTGCGGGTCGTTGGTAGTGAGGAGGCGGTACGGGCCGCCGTGGCGCACCCGGTGCGGCGGGCAAGTGGGTTGCGGGTTCCACTGCCGTCCGCTCCTGCGTGA
- a CDS encoding carbohydrate ABC transporter permease, which translates to MTTALERPAPDQTATETPAPPADVREPRARGERRRRPGAVVLDASLYVTLLVAILVMSVPLIWMFLASFKDNSELVSLPLQWLPRSWDLDNFVQVAASIPIGRMFANSVGLTLVGAGLKVFLALCCAYAVVFISIPLRNAVFIVVLFALLIPGQITIIPNYTLIADLGWLNTYQGILVPGLASAFGTFLFRQHFLSLPISVLEAAELDGAGHWRRLWRFVVPMSMPTVAAVGLISLVNEWNDYLWPMLVTDNTDTMTLPVGLTLLQDVDGIQNWGVLMAATVAVTLPMLLFFLILQRRLVAGLTAGAVTG; encoded by the coding sequence GTGACCACCGCACTCGAGCGCCCCGCCCCTGACCAGACCGCCACGGAGACACCCGCTCCCCCTGCCGACGTGCGTGAGCCCCGGGCGAGAGGCGAACGCCGACGGCGACCGGGCGCCGTCGTGCTCGATGCCAGCCTTTACGTGACACTGCTGGTGGCCATCCTGGTGATGTCGGTGCCGCTGATCTGGATGTTCCTCGCCAGCTTCAAAGACAACTCCGAGCTGGTGAGCCTGCCGCTCCAGTGGCTGCCGCGATCCTGGGACCTGGACAATTTCGTGCAGGTTGCCGCGAGCATTCCGATCGGTCGCATGTTCGCGAACAGTGTGGGCTTGACACTCGTCGGCGCCGGCCTGAAGGTCTTCCTCGCCCTGTGCTGCGCCTACGCTGTGGTGTTCATTTCCATCCCACTGCGCAATGCCGTTTTCATTGTGGTGCTTTTTGCGCTACTCATTCCCGGGCAGATCACGATCATTCCGAACTACACACTGATCGCCGACCTCGGCTGGCTGAACACCTACCAGGGAATTCTCGTGCCGGGCCTGGCGAGCGCATTCGGCACGTTCCTGTTCAGGCAGCACTTCTTGTCCCTGCCGATCTCCGTGCTCGAGGCGGCCGAACTCGACGGAGCCGGGCACTGGCGCCGACTGTGGCGTTTCGTGGTTCCGATGTCCATGCCCACCGTGGCCGCCGTGGGACTCATCTCGCTGGTGAACGAGTGGAACGACTATCTGTGGCCCATGCTCGTCACCGACAACACCGACACGATGACGTTGCCGGTGGGTCTGACGCTGCTGCAGGACGTCGACGGGATCCAGAACTGGGGCGTCCTGATGGCCGCCACGGTCGCCGTCACACTCCCGATGCTGCTCTTCTTCCTGATCCTGCAGCGCCGGCTCGTGGCAGGTCTCACCGCCGGTGCAGT
- a CDS encoding UvrD-helicase domain-containing protein — MTDQTPLDMPATFDVHGPLPQGTTVLEASAGTGKTFTIAALTARYVAEGVAELRDLMLVTFGRAATSELRDRVRERLVSTERALRSADPAASDDPLVALLADVDAAELDRRRARLARALSQLDAATITTTHGFCQQMLTALGIAADVDPAATFVADVADLVQEVTDDLYIQEFSDERKPRLIPDELYALGRAAVSDHGAELEPRAEDQADLGALRYRLAMAVREETERRKRVGHLMDYDDLLVLLRDALRDPRHGPAAAQRVRDRYRVVMVDEFQDTDPVQWEILRTAFHGHRTLVLIGDPKQAIYAFRGADVAAYLDAKYDAAATATLGTNWRSDTTLLDALHTVLGGAALGHDQITVGPVEAAHRQHRFDGGPALRLRQVTREALGVRPGKDPYVGDARSFIAADTAADIVSRLGHARIRQGGPEVDGAGIDTSAWRELRPGDVAVLTRTNAQAEQVRAELSARGVPAVVSGLSSVFATPAAREWLTLLDALEQPGSHGRASALALTPFIGWDASRLATADDTDRDRLAETVRTWARLLATRGVAALHETVTRGGVAERLMATTTGERRLTDLRHVGEVLHTVAVTEGLGAAALTGWLRRRIREATRDFEEERSRRLETDAAAVQVVTVHASKGLEFGVVYVPFAWDRYEAATPAILGFHADDGRRILHVGGPGSHLYREARERYQREDRGEDLRLLYVALTRARHQVVAHWAPSRNTAKGPLTRVLLGGRDLGGAPAVAAEPGALGDAPVRDAFEAIAGRSGGTIAAEVAPAQPSRDLWDPPVQSSPALAVAHLDRLPDPSWRRASYTALTAAAHHAYAAATGDGAAGGTGVLSEPEDTGILDEPGNTAESDREGGAVLATVTDAPGAPGLDLPSPMAEQPAGAAFGTLVHEVLEYADTTASDLDAELLARCRAASSARVDGLEVESLASALGTVMRTPLGPLAAERTLADFDPADRLSELEFELPLAGGDGRADAGMSGGGGHSDGSGQGEGGGQGDGGSQPPVRAATLRDVADALEAYLDAGDTFAPYPQMLRTLAADPDGPAELRGYLTGSIDAVLRVHGGSGASSPASFLVCDYKTNRLGTLGADLTVHDYRPGAVVEAMLQAHYPLQLLLYLVGLHRYLRWRLRGYDPDVHLGGGLYLFVRGMAGPDTPVGPDGSPYGVLAWRPPAGLVPALSAVLDGARSPSSAGGPV; from the coding sequence ATGACCGACCAGACGCCACTCGACATGCCCGCGACCTTTGACGTCCACGGCCCGCTTCCGCAGGGCACCACCGTGCTGGAGGCCAGCGCCGGCACTGGGAAGACGTTCACCATCGCGGCGTTGACCGCCCGGTACGTGGCCGAAGGCGTGGCCGAACTGCGGGACCTGATGCTGGTGACCTTCGGCCGGGCCGCCACATCCGAGCTCCGTGACCGGGTGCGTGAACGTCTGGTCAGCACCGAACGGGCGCTGCGATCGGCCGATCCTGCCGCCAGCGACGACCCGCTCGTGGCGCTGCTCGCCGACGTGGACGCCGCTGAATTGGACCGGCGGCGGGCCCGCCTGGCCCGGGCACTGTCCCAACTGGATGCGGCCACGATCACCACCACGCACGGGTTCTGCCAGCAGATGCTCACCGCGCTGGGGATCGCGGCCGATGTGGACCCTGCGGCGACCTTCGTCGCCGACGTGGCTGACCTGGTGCAGGAAGTCACCGACGACCTCTACATCCAGGAGTTCTCCGACGAGAGGAAGCCACGCCTGATCCCGGACGAGCTCTACGCATTGGGGCGGGCCGCCGTCAGCGATCATGGCGCCGAGCTGGAGCCGAGAGCTGAGGATCAGGCAGATCTGGGCGCGTTGCGGTACCGGCTGGCGATGGCCGTGCGGGAGGAGACCGAGCGGCGCAAGCGGGTCGGCCACCTGATGGACTACGACGACCTGCTGGTGCTGCTACGCGATGCCCTGCGGGACCCGCGGCACGGCCCGGCGGCGGCGCAGCGGGTGCGGGACCGTTACCGCGTGGTGATGGTGGACGAGTTCCAGGACACCGACCCGGTGCAGTGGGAGATCCTGCGTACCGCCTTCCACGGCCATCGCACCCTGGTGCTGATCGGGGATCCGAAGCAGGCGATTTACGCCTTCCGCGGCGCCGATGTGGCGGCCTACCTGGACGCCAAGTATGACGCCGCGGCGACCGCCACGTTGGGCACGAATTGGCGCAGTGACACTACCCTGCTCGATGCGCTGCACACGGTGCTCGGCGGGGCGGCGCTCGGCCACGACCAGATCACCGTGGGACCGGTCGAGGCCGCCCATCGGCAGCACCGGTTCGACGGCGGACCGGCACTGCGGTTGCGGCAGGTCACCCGCGAGGCGCTGGGGGTGCGACCGGGCAAGGATCCCTACGTGGGCGATGCTCGATCCTTCATCGCGGCTGACACGGCCGCCGACATCGTCTCCCGTCTCGGCCATGCGCGAATCCGACAGGGCGGACCCGAAGTCGATGGGGCCGGCATCGACACCTCAGCATGGCGGGAGCTGCGGCCGGGGGACGTGGCCGTCCTGACCCGCACGAATGCGCAGGCTGAGCAGGTGCGGGCCGAGCTCAGCGCGCGTGGGGTCCCGGCCGTCGTCTCGGGGCTCTCGAGCGTGTTCGCCACGCCCGCTGCCCGGGAGTGGCTCACCCTGCTGGACGCGCTCGAGCAGCCCGGCTCACACGGGCGAGCCTCGGCATTGGCGCTCACCCCGTTCATCGGCTGGGACGCCAGCAGGTTGGCGACGGCGGACGACACCGACCGGGACCGGCTCGCCGAGACGGTGCGCACCTGGGCGCGGCTGCTCGCCACCCGCGGGGTGGCGGCGCTGCACGAGACGGTCACCCGAGGAGGTGTCGCCGAACGGCTGATGGCCACCACCACCGGTGAGCGGCGACTGACCGACCTACGCCACGTGGGCGAGGTGCTGCATACGGTCGCGGTGACCGAAGGACTGGGCGCGGCGGCCCTGACCGGGTGGCTACGCCGCCGGATCCGGGAGGCCACACGCGATTTCGAGGAGGAGCGCAGCCGGCGGCTGGAGACGGACGCGGCCGCCGTCCAGGTGGTCACGGTGCACGCCAGCAAGGGCCTGGAGTTCGGTGTGGTGTACGTGCCGTTCGCGTGGGACCGATACGAGGCCGCGACCCCCGCGATCCTCGGTTTCCACGCAGACGACGGCCGCCGCATCCTGCATGTGGGCGGTCCGGGCTCGCACCTGTACCGGGAGGCGCGCGAAAGGTATCAGCGCGAGGACCGAGGTGAGGACCTGCGCTTGCTGTACGTGGCGTTGACCCGGGCCCGCCACCAGGTGGTCGCGCACTGGGCGCCCTCCCGCAACACGGCGAAGGGTCCGCTCACCCGAGTGCTGCTCGGCGGGCGTGACCTCGGTGGCGCCCCGGCGGTCGCGGCAGAGCCGGGGGCGCTGGGCGATGCCCCGGTCCGGGACGCCTTCGAGGCGATCGCCGGGCGCTCAGGGGGGACGATCGCCGCGGAGGTGGCACCGGCGCAGCCGAGCCGAGACCTGTGGGATCCACCGGTGCAGAGCTCCCCAGCCCTCGCCGTGGCCCACCTCGACCGGCTCCCTGACCCCAGTTGGCGCCGCGCCTCCTACACCGCGCTCACGGCGGCGGCCCATCACGCGTACGCCGCTGCGACCGGCGATGGGGCGGCGGGCGGGACTGGGGTGCTCAGCGAACCCGAGGATACAGGCATCCTGGATGAACCCGGGAACACCGCCGAGAGCGACCGGGAGGGCGGGGCCGTTCTGGCCACGGTGACGGACGCCCCCGGCGCTCCCGGGCTCGACCTCCCCTCCCCGATGGCTGAGCAACCGGCCGGAGCGGCGTTCGGCACGCTGGTGCACGAGGTGCTGGAGTACGCCGACACGACGGCCAGTGATCTGGACGCTGAACTGCTGGCCCGCTGCCGTGCCGCGTCATCCGCACGGGTGGATGGGCTCGAGGTGGAGTCGCTGGCAAGCGCGCTGGGGACGGTGATGCGCACTCCCCTGGGTCCGCTCGCGGCCGAGCGGACATTGGCCGACTTCGATCCCGCGGACCGGCTCTCCGAACTGGAGTTCGAGCTTCCGCTCGCCGGTGGGGATGGTCGGGCCGATGCCGGCATGTCGGGCGGTGGTGGCCACAGTGACGGTAGCGGCCAGGGTGAGGGTGGCGGCCAGGGTGACGGCGGCAGCCAGCCACCCGTGCGGGCCGCTACGCTGCGGGACGTGGCCGATGCGCTCGAGGCGTATCTCGACGCCGGCGACACCTTCGCCCCCTACCCGCAGATGCTCCGCACGCTCGCCGCGGACCCAGACGGACCGGCCGAGTTGCGCGGATATCTGACGGGTTCGATCGACGCGGTGCTGCGGGTGCACGGCGGCAGCGGGGCGAGCAGTCCTGCGAGTTTTCTGGTCTGCGACTACAAGACGAACCGGCTCGGCACGCTCGGGGCCGACCTGACCGTGCACGACTACCGGCCAGGCGCCGTGGTGGAGGCGATGCTGCAGGCGCACTACCCGCTGCAGCTGTTGCTGTACCTGGTGGGACTGCACCGGTACCTGCGGTGGCGGCTACGCGGCTATGACCCGGACGTCCACCTGGGCGGTGGTCTGTACCTGTTCGTTCGCGGGATGGCGGGACCGGACACTCCGGTGGGACCGGACGGGTCGCCCTACGGAGTGCTCGCGTGGCGCCCCCCGGCGGGGCTGGTGCCCGCGCTCTCGGCAGTTCTTGACGGCGCCCGCTCGCCGAGCAGCGCAGGGGGGCCGGTATGA